Proteins co-encoded in one Leptospira inadai serovar Lyme str. 10 genomic window:
- a CDS encoding PilZ domain-containing protein — MNEERRKAERIYSWDIFEPFVLAIQKNVIIVGNISDISDTGLAIQVDSGNYKSVEIGSTIRCLISGSSIKDVKISGKIIRVETVASNAGTKGLIAIEFSNSIRASEQVKLLVSVYSKSA, encoded by the coding sequence ATGAACGAAGAGCGCAGAAAGGCCGAAAGAATATATTCTTGGGACATTTTCGAACCGTTTGTCTTAGCTATCCAAAAGAACGTTATCATCGTAGGAAATATTTCCGACATTTCCGATACGGGACTTGCCATTCAAGTCGATAGCGGGAATTATAAAAGCGTCGAAATCGGTTCTACGATTCGGTGTTTGATTTCCGGGTCATCGATTAAGGACGTAAAAATTTCCGGAAAAATCATCCGAGTCGAAACGGTTGCTTCGAATGCGGGGACCAAGGGATTAATAGCGATAGAATTTTCAAATTCGATTCGCGCTTCCGAGCAGGTTAAGTTATTAGTTTCAGTCTACTCTAAATCGGCCTAG
- a CDS encoding PilZ domain-containing protein, with product MEERRRRERLVSKELLELLVLAVNGKETFVGNLSDISDFGMAILSDFEIIQNQEIGSRISGIISGPCMDDINFSGVIVRKDKVATSGGMKGIIGVEFHEMIQLSDRLLALSLTTSE from the coding sequence ATGGAGGAAAGAAGGAGAAGAGAACGACTCGTTTCAAAAGAGTTATTAGAACTTCTTGTTTTAGCGGTGAATGGAAAGGAGACATTTGTCGGAAATCTATCCGATATTTCCGATTTCGGTATGGCAATTCTATCGGATTTTGAAATTATCCAGAACCAAGAAATCGGATCTAGGATTTCCGGGATTATTTCCGGGCCATGCATGGACGATATCAATTTCTCCGGGGTCATTGTCCGAAAGGATAAGGTCGCTACATCGGGCGGAATGAAGGGCATCATCGGTGTAGAATTCCACGAAATGATACAACTTTCTGACCGATTGCTCGCTTTAAGTTTAACGACTTCCGAGTAG